One Capsicum annuum cultivar UCD-10X-F1 chromosome 2, UCD10Xv1.1, whole genome shotgun sequence genomic window carries:
- the LOC107857534 gene encoding autophagy protein 5 isoform X3 produces MGSKGGVGGSSAQKYIWEGAIPLQIHLHESEVTTLPPPAPALILAPRIGYLPLLAPKIKPFFSSSLPPGVDTIWFEYNGLPLKWYIPTGVLFDLLCAEPERPWNLTAAYIINGNCKNVMNMSQSDQLELWRSIMDGNLDTYLRISSKLKLVIVVDDFSIQLNISSPKSPESTQNADGTTPAKTGRIPVRLYVRAINEDFDELEAAPVVESWDNISYINRPVEIHGDGKCFTLYDAVVKLLPELFGEKLPPKDDVSKEEVEVGQKLSPEETIKSSTERSGEMLNEHIVSCCVSDGAEIKLLRIQGIEPKMEIPFAWVVNNLMNPEYFLHICVYVKIQEPITI; encoded by the exons ATGGGAAGTAAAGGAGGAGTGGGAGGAAGTTCAGCACAGAAATATATATGGGAAGGAGCAATTCCTTTGCAGATTCACCTTCATGAATCCGAAGTCACTACTCTTCCTCCTCCCGCGCCTGCCCTG ATTTTAGCGCCTCGAATTGGGTACCTGCCTCTTTTAGCACCAAAAATAAAGCCTTTCTTCAGTAGTTCACTTCCTCCAGGTGTAGATACCATATGGTTTGAGTACAATGGCTTGCCTCTCAAATG GTATATACCTACTGGGGTACTCTTTGATCTTCTTTGTGCAGAACCTGAACGGCCTTGGAATCTAACT GCAGCATATATAATCAATGGGAACTGCAAAAATGTAATGAATATGTCCCAATCTGATCAATTAGAACTCTGGCGCTCCATTATGGATG GTAATTTAGACACTTATCTTCGAATCTCGTCTAAGCTTAAACTTGTCATAGTTGTGGACGACTTTTCAATACAATTGAACATTTCCTCTCCTAAATCACCGGAAAGCACTCAAAATGCAGATGGCACAACACCAGCTAAAACAG GTAGAATACCGGTTCGATTGTATGTTAGAGCTATCAATGAAGATTTTGACGAATTAGAAGCAGCACCGGTTGTTGAAAGTTGGGACAATATCTCTTACATTAACAGACCTGTTGAGATCCATGGAGATG GCAAATGCTTCACCTTGTATGATGCAGTAGTAAAACTTCTGCCCGAGCTTTTTGGGGAAAAACTTCCACCAAAAGATGATGTATCTAAAGAAGAAGTTGAGGTTGGACAGAAATTATCTCCTGAAGAAACAATTAAGAGCAGCACGGAACGAAGTGGGGAGATGTTGAATGAGCACATTGTCTCCTGCTGTGTTTCAGATGGTGCTGAGATCAAGCTCCTACGCATTCAGGGAATTGAACCAAAGATGGAGATTCCTTTTGCATGGGTGGTAAACAATTTGATGAACCCTGAATACTTTCTTCATATCTGTGTCTATGTCAAAATTCAAGAACCCATCACCATATAG
- the LOC107857534 gene encoding autophagy protein 5 isoform X2 — protein sequence MGSKGGVGGSSAQKYIWEGAIPLQIHLHESEVTTLPPPAPALILAPRIGYLPLLAPKIKPFFSSSLPPGVDTIWFEYNGLPLKWYIPTGVLFDLLCAEPERPWNLTVHFRGYPGNILTPCESEDSVKWSFINSFKEAAYIINGNCKNVMNMSQSDQLELWRSIMDGNLDTYLRISSKLKLVIVVDDFSIQLNISSPKSPESTQNADGTTPAKTGRIPVRLYVRAINEDFDELEAAPVVESWDNISYINRPVEIHGDGKCFTLYDAVVKLLPELFGEKLPPKDDVSKEEVEVGQKLSPEETIKSSTERSGEMLNEHIVSCCVSDGAEIKLLRIQGIEPKMEIPFAWVISKITANFIIF from the exons ATGGGAAGTAAAGGAGGAGTGGGAGGAAGTTCAGCACAGAAATATATATGGGAAGGAGCAATTCCTTTGCAGATTCACCTTCATGAATCCGAAGTCACTACTCTTCCTCCTCCCGCGCCTGCCCTG ATTTTAGCGCCTCGAATTGGGTACCTGCCTCTTTTAGCACCAAAAATAAAGCCTTTCTTCAGTAGTTCACTTCCTCCAGGTGTAGATACCATATGGTTTGAGTACAATGGCTTGCCTCTCAAATG GTATATACCTACTGGGGTACTCTTTGATCTTCTTTGTGCAGAACCTGAACGGCCTTGGAATCTAACT GTACATTTTAGAGGCTATCCTGGAAATATTTTAACACCCTGTGAAAGCGAAGATAGTGTAAAATGGAGCTTTATCAATTCATTTAAAGAG GCAGCATATATAATCAATGGGAACTGCAAAAATGTAATGAATATGTCCCAATCTGATCAATTAGAACTCTGGCGCTCCATTATGGATG GTAATTTAGACACTTATCTTCGAATCTCGTCTAAGCTTAAACTTGTCATAGTTGTGGACGACTTTTCAATACAATTGAACATTTCCTCTCCTAAATCACCGGAAAGCACTCAAAATGCAGATGGCACAACACCAGCTAAAACAG GTAGAATACCGGTTCGATTGTATGTTAGAGCTATCAATGAAGATTTTGACGAATTAGAAGCAGCACCGGTTGTTGAAAGTTGGGACAATATCTCTTACATTAACAGACCTGTTGAGATCCATGGAGATG GCAAATGCTTCACCTTGTATGATGCAGTAGTAAAACTTCTGCCCGAGCTTTTTGGGGAAAAACTTCCACCAAAAGATGATGTATCTAAAGAAGAAGTTGAGGTTGGACAGAAATTATCTCCTGAAGAAACAATTAAGAGCAGCACGGAACGAAGTGGGGAGATGTTGAATGAGCACATTGTCTCCTGCTGTGTTTCAGATGGTGCTGAGATCAAGCTCCTACGCATTCAGGGAATTGAACCAAAGATGGAGATTCCTTTTGCATGGGTG ATTTCCAAAATAACAgcaaatttcattattttctaa
- the LOC107857534 gene encoding autophagy protein 5 isoform X1, with protein sequence MGSKGGVGGSSAQKYIWEGAIPLQIHLHESEVTTLPPPAPALILAPRIGYLPLLAPKIKPFFSSSLPPGVDTIWFEYNGLPLKWYIPTGVLFDLLCAEPERPWNLTVHFRGYPGNILTPCESEDSVKWSFINSFKEAAYIINGNCKNVMNMSQSDQLELWRSIMDGNLDTYLRISSKLKLVIVVDDFSIQLNISSPKSPESTQNADGTTPAKTGRIPVRLYVRAINEDFDELEAAPVVESWDNISYINRPVEIHGDGKCFTLYDAVVKLLPELFGEKLPPKDDVSKEEVEVGQKLSPEETIKSSTERSGEMLNEHIVSCCVSDGAEIKLLRIQGIEPKMEIPFAWVVNNLMNPEYFLHICVYVKIQEPITI encoded by the exons ATGGGAAGTAAAGGAGGAGTGGGAGGAAGTTCAGCACAGAAATATATATGGGAAGGAGCAATTCCTTTGCAGATTCACCTTCATGAATCCGAAGTCACTACTCTTCCTCCTCCCGCGCCTGCCCTG ATTTTAGCGCCTCGAATTGGGTACCTGCCTCTTTTAGCACCAAAAATAAAGCCTTTCTTCAGTAGTTCACTTCCTCCAGGTGTAGATACCATATGGTTTGAGTACAATGGCTTGCCTCTCAAATG GTATATACCTACTGGGGTACTCTTTGATCTTCTTTGTGCAGAACCTGAACGGCCTTGGAATCTAACT GTACATTTTAGAGGCTATCCTGGAAATATTTTAACACCCTGTGAAAGCGAAGATAGTGTAAAATGGAGCTTTATCAATTCATTTAAAGAG GCAGCATATATAATCAATGGGAACTGCAAAAATGTAATGAATATGTCCCAATCTGATCAATTAGAACTCTGGCGCTCCATTATGGATG GTAATTTAGACACTTATCTTCGAATCTCGTCTAAGCTTAAACTTGTCATAGTTGTGGACGACTTTTCAATACAATTGAACATTTCCTCTCCTAAATCACCGGAAAGCACTCAAAATGCAGATGGCACAACACCAGCTAAAACAG GTAGAATACCGGTTCGATTGTATGTTAGAGCTATCAATGAAGATTTTGACGAATTAGAAGCAGCACCGGTTGTTGAAAGTTGGGACAATATCTCTTACATTAACAGACCTGTTGAGATCCATGGAGATG GCAAATGCTTCACCTTGTATGATGCAGTAGTAAAACTTCTGCCCGAGCTTTTTGGGGAAAAACTTCCACCAAAAGATGATGTATCTAAAGAAGAAGTTGAGGTTGGACAGAAATTATCTCCTGAAGAAACAATTAAGAGCAGCACGGAACGAAGTGGGGAGATGTTGAATGAGCACATTGTCTCCTGCTGTGTTTCAGATGGTGCTGAGATCAAGCTCCTACGCATTCAGGGAATTGAACCAAAGATGGAGATTCCTTTTGCATGGGTGGTAAACAATTTGATGAACCCTGAATACTTTCTTCATATCTGTGTCTATGTCAAAATTCAAGAACCCATCACCATATAG